The Rhodamnia argentea isolate NSW1041297 chromosome 10, ASM2092103v1, whole genome shotgun sequence sequence GGGAATTGTCGGGGTTAATTTTTTAGTAGTGTGTATAAAACAGTAACGAACCAATAGGAAATGAACTATACCAAGGCGTAAAGGACGAATCACTAGTCGACGATATAGAACGAAATGAGAGTTCGATCACCACCAAGGCAATGATAGAGTACGACCACCAAGGCCTAAAGATAACACTAGACAAGGATAAAAATCAGGATTGGATAGAAGCTCATCATACGGTATGAAGGGTATGCCACTAACCGAGCATGAAGGGCTTTAGACTCACCAAGAGTAATCCACTCTGCAAGGATAAAGATGCCGAGGGTTTAACAAATCAATTCACAAAGAgtaattttcattcatttaatcAAGTATTCTGTGTCACAATGAAGATTTTGCCTCGTTATAGAAAGGGACTCGGACATAGAAAATAGACCAAACATTAAAGACTTAAGAACCAACCGACACATAAATGCATGGGGACTAGACGAACATAGAAACTCTACGAATAGTAAAGACACACGGAAACTAGAAAGTAATTAAACTCCTAGTAACTAGAACATCATTAAATGACATGAAGACTTGAACTTTGACTCCTAACACACAATTAAGACTAGGACTATATACGACCAGAAATAACCAAGACTATAATCTAAGACTCTAAATTCGTCATCAGCATGGGCAGCTCCATAAACACTAAATCAGCAAATATCAAAGGAATCCATCCAAAATAGCCTCCCATCGAACGTTGTTGATTAGCTTTTTTGATATCAGCAACTTCTATGGTAAATTGGTAACTTAAAACGTAACCGGCAAGGAAAAATTAACAACTATTATGGATGAAACATAACTTAATCGGCTAGGGAAGAAACGGTATCTTGATCATCAGCATCTCCATTATCTATAACCTGACCGATAGTCCTCATTTTGTCCATGATCAAGTGGATTGTTTCTTAGAAACAGCTTCTCCGGCTTAATTAGTAGGATTAGCTGACGAGGACTGAGTTGAACTTACAAGTTGAAGGATTAAGCCCCGATGCTCCCGCATCATAACTTGTTACAAGTATTCAAGTTCTTAACTTGTAGAATTCATTTTCAATCAAGTTACAAATTCCAATAAATTGAAGCACCGCACTGATTGATGCAAAATAAAAAGTCTCATGTTAAAATATTCACCAAGTATGCTAATTTATCTGGTTTGTTGAAATTGAGTTTCAAAGGTGACAACCGACATTTTCCCCTATGGCTGTATTTGCCACCCATGGTTCGCATCATTTGCCACCCATGGTTCGCATCAATCTCTCGACGGAATCAAAGAACAAGGTACCTACGTGAAAAAATTGTGTAAGCATATAAATGCCTGGAACAAATCATGAAGTCGAGGATCATATAATTTATCTGGTTTGTTGAAATTGAGTTTCAAAGGTGACAACCGTCATTTTCCCCTATGGCTTTGTTTGCCACCCATGGTTCGCATCAATCTCACGACTGAACCAAAGGACAAGGGACCTACGTGAAAAAATTGTGTAAGCATAAAAGTGCCTGGAACAAATCATGAAGTCGAGGATCATAGTGAAAAGAAGAGTGCGAATTCAGGGATCAAATATGTACTTTTTCCTAAATAAGTAACTACACAAGAATCCAAATGCGTTGATGGTGgggtgtggagagagagagagagagagagagagagagagagagcaaggagCTAGAATTTAGGCAAGGCAACCAAAGCAAAACatcagaagcaaaaaagaacATGAGAAATTGAATAGcaattgatttataaatatGTAAAGTCAATACACGAAGAGCTGACAATCCTCATCCCAGCCAATGGTTTTAGTTTGATCAAGTTTTCAATTAATCCAAGAGCATCAGGtgccaaaaaaatttggggagcTGAACCACAATCAAGGATGGGAACAATGGACACAAAAAGCATTAACCACACCATCCAACGGTCTTATTGGTCCTGAAACCAGTTTCCGAAGGTTGCTGCCCTTGTTGCGGTGGGGCCCTCGGCTCCCTTGGCCTCGCAGGGTCAACAAAAATAACCCATCCATCAAGGAATTTAGCATTCATTCCTTCTCTGGCTTTCTCCGCTTCTTCAATTGTTTCATATGTCACAAAGCCAAACCCCTTTGATCTGCCAGACTGCCTATCTATAATAACTTTTGCTGCAAGACCGCGAGATGACATGCCAGAACAAGCAATTTAGGATCTGATCTTATCAGACAGATGCCTCAAAAGAAGCGAAAGATCAATTAATCAAGGGTTGTACCTTCGACAAGATTTCCAAATGCTGCAAATGCCTCCTGAAGCTTTTCATCTGTCGTTACTCTAGAGAGGCCTGTGTGCTAAAGGGCATCAACTCAACATACACTACAACTTATATAAGCAAATCTCATTACAGCTCTTAAATAAAACAAGGGAAAGTTCAAGGCAGAAGACTGTGAAACTGTATGGTATGCTAGTCAAAAtaaacctaaaaattttcttgtgACAAAGAAAAACCTAAGCTTTTACtggtgacacatttaccatccattaagttatgttgaatattttttttttaaccaaaacaATGTcctttttatttcacttaaatcATGTGAGCGCTATGTCAACACCATTTTCCTTACATCGTTATCGACCGTGTAGACATATTTTTAACAATAGGAggataaaattgagaatttgaTGTTACAAAAACAAAGTATAGAATTACTTGATGACAAAGCCAAAGTTAGATCACCTTTCCATATTAAATCTTGGGTATATATAATGGAAAAGATTCTACCAACCACCCTCCCAAATGATATACATCAAACAGTTACCATTGTTTGTGCATACTTGAGTACGGCAAAATAACATGGTAGACAAACTACTGCGGAGGGAATCCCCATTAAAAAACTTTTCTTTGGATAAAcaattgtaatttttgaaaagaaCACATATCTAATTTACCATAGCAGGCTCTAATTACAAGACTATTAGGTTGAAGCTCGCAGCATCATGAATAGGAAGCAGCAGGACAAGTGCATAAAACAGAAGGAAACAACTATAACCTTGTCTCCAACAGACACATAGCTGCTTTAGTCCCCTATGGTCAGGACAACCGAACTAAAAGCTCCACAACTTCACTGCCGCTTGTCTATGcaaaaaatttgtcaacatCGGATGGTAAAGCGGCCAAGCTACTCCCATATCTTCTCAAATGTGGCCCAAAGCCCAACCACCACCTTCTCCTCTTCTGGGAGTGATGTCGTTATTCTTTCTCAGACTTACATCTAGGAATTGAAGCATCCCTAATTAACAGATTCTAATACAGTATAACATCATGGCAGTGTTCAAACTGGTCAATCGTGTCATTAACCAACACCACAGAACTAAAAAAGAAGGTGCTCAGGCTCATATAATAAGGGCATTCCAGTGCACAAGGCTCCACTGTCCACATTGTGAGGTAATATCGAAAAAATCAGACAGGCCACTCCCATTTGTCTCGAATACTTTCCTAGAGTCGTCGTGTACAGTCAAGTACTGGATCTCATTCTCTGATATTTACCCTTTTCTCCGGGGAAAGAGTAGGATCATGACCCAATAAAAGCTCTAACTGAAGAGCTATTCATGGGTAGGTGAAGGAAGAACGAAATAGTAACTATAGAATAGAGGAATACCAcccaaacattaaaaaaaacccAATCAACCAGGCAGCCTTAAGGTTTTGAAGTATCGCAAAAATATGTACACCCATCTTTGATGAAATGCAGATCCGACTCTAAGTAACATATAAGCACGCTGGTTTTATTGCAGTTCAGTTAAGCTAGTAACACTGTTGCCATCATGGATGTCTTGGTACTAAGGGAATCTCGACATCACCAACCATCCTTCaataaataaatccaaaaaaaagctaaaatacCCAATCACTCAGAATATCGCCACAAAGAGAACAACATGGCGAAAACACCCGCAGCCAACCATTGGGATCATCTTGCCTGCTTGTAAAAATCGAATTGGCCATTCACCCAAAGAGTGCATTTTCCATTCCCATGTTATCCCTTTTGGATTTCCAAGAACCCACATAAAAGAAACTACAAGGCAATTAAAATTTATCCCCTACCTACTCTCCATTTCCTGGGACTATAACCATGAACCTACACAGAGACCAAACCTCTTATTAAACTTCAATTCAGCTAGCTAACAGAGCTTCGTATCTTCAATATCACAGCTTTTTAACCGTCAGAGCATCAAAGAGCGCAAAAGTAACCCAAAACGTACTTCCACACCATCAAACCAACACGAGGCAGAACCAACCCGTGCGTGAAACAGAAATGAAGCAGCGATTTCGGTTCTTCTCGTGCGCGGAGTTAAAATCAGCACCTAAAACTCTTCTTTTAgcttccagaaaaaaaaaaaagatggaaaaagaaaggaaacacaAAACACTAAGAATCGCGCAGAGACGAAACGCGTACCGCTGATGAATAATTTGGGCGCCGTGAGCGTTGAATAAAAGCTGCTCAAACAGGGCTGGGATAGGAAAGCTGATGGAGACGCGGAGGACCTCGCGAGCGCATTCCGAATGCTCGAGAAGAACGCCATTGAAAGGGTTGAAGAAGCCGGAGAGAGCCGTTCGGGGAAAAGAGGGTTTAATTAGGGTTTCGGGACGGAGCACTGCTATATGCAAGCGTTATAGAGAGATCTTTTGAATTTAGCTTTTAATCCCTCATGGTTTCTAACTTTTCAGATTGACTCCTCAGAGTCTTCTATTTATCGTGAGATTCCCTACCTTCCCCCAAACAAATGAGAAAAGTCCCAGCGATGACTACTCTGATGTGGGGATGAAAATGAAAACGCCGGACTCGTCCAAATTCCGCATATTCAATTTTTAGAAGAcgcccccactctctctctctctctctctctctccaccctcCCCAAACCCTAGTCGTCAGTAAATTTTCTAAGGGAGAGCCCTCCCCCTTTTCTTAagttattttgatatttttttttgctttccttcaattttggtgcttttttccaatttaatctaAATCTGAAAgtttttctctcttatttttgGGAAATCTCTATGTCGATATATTAGATTTAGGATCTTCTGAGTGTATGATTTCGGAGTTTCGCTCTCCTCGAATTTCTCTGGTAAACAAGTCCAGTTTCGAAAGAGATCAAAAGAGCTTCGTAAAGTTTCGTTCTCACGAGTGTCAAATTTATGCTCATTCAACCTTTTTATTCCGCTTCGAAACTACACTTAAATGGAGTTTTCGGTATGTACTCATTACTTTTTGAGCGTATAACTCATAacattattttgataatttctcttgttatccggaacttattttgttttgaagttatttgAGATATATTTTGATTTGCGGTTGAActgcgatattttttttttttttgtgacccagggaacccccgcacggccggcagccgagGGGTAAACCCTAAGGGCAACAcatgctagccaccacacacgtgccaccggttaagtcaccccGCAACGCCCCTGAGATTCGAACACttgaccttttgcgagaggaagagtgcgcgaaccggcggcgccacccaggtgggtggtactgcgatatttctctcttgtattccaaagaaatgaatgaaatgaaatgctattgctaaaaaaataaaaatcgaatagactttgattggaaattgtCTAGCAAATATGTGGCAATGATTGTTTCTTAGACTGAATAAAGCAGATGGGCATCCAAAGAAAATGCGGGGCGAGTAGCCATAGTCTCGATTGGATTGCAAATTGTACTTGTAGTGAGCTCGAAAATTTGAGCGTAAAACAACATGCTAATCCGAATGGCAAACATTTCtttgaaagaagagaaaattctcaTTTTGACCATGATAATTTCGTCGTGATGTgaataagttatggcactttgtGGCAATTTTCATAGTGTGAATAGGTTTGTGTCGAGTCAGGAAGCTTCAAATAGCTCAGGTGATTGTGCTTACTTGACACCATAAGTGTAACGGAGATAGTCGCAAAGTGACACCTGCACTATATTTTCTCCAAATAGCTCGACATCGCCGTTCCCATGAACCCAATCTATCCGAAGGAACAAGGAACCATTCAAGGTTCACCTTGAACTCTATGGaagtttggaaaaatttcgAATTCCTTGTGAGATTATAATGATCACTGGCATTATTTTTCCACACAAAAAGAACCGACTAGAGATTTTTTTCAGTgcatatttcaatattttatattGGGCGCATCTGATTTAGTTTGCTTTCAAACATGTGGAGACATGATTAAGGTCGAAATCTCGATCGTTTCCTAACGTATGATTTTTCCTCTTCTAGTTAAGGTCAATATGCATCTGCACTTTTGCTCCTACATGGATGGAGCCAAGCTCCACATTGTAGGCTTATAAGCAAGCGGACCAACTTGGCAtgccttctttttccttaactGGATTGGTTCAGCACAAACCAGTGCCTGACTAGGAACGTTTCAACCAAATATTCATTCAGCGTTACAGAGAGTACGACCTCATTTGACATAATCTCAGAATTATGTCCAGATTTTGATGCTTCAAGAACATTGACAAAAACCATAGACACCACAAGCAGAGAAGAATTAGATAATCCCAGACATAAATCCAAAATGAAACCGGTGAAACTCGGGAGGGTGATCTAGGTAGCTGTCCGCTCAAAAACAATGCAGTCTTATTAGTGCAGTCTTAATTGGTCTCGTGGCCACAGAAACAAAAAAGTACCAGAAACACAACTTGACATATGCATGCGTAATAAAAAATGCTGAGCACGcactgatttttcctttttacaagACGACCTCTGTAACCACAAAACAATGCTCTTTCCTTGCTATCTAATTCTAATGTCAACACAAGCAAAGATCCTACTCGTGTGGGTTTCAGCATCAAGGAAGACCCCAGACTAACAAGAACGTAAAAGCAGGACTAGATTCTACATGAAGGAATTGACGAAAGAAGAACTAACAAATATATCAACCTTGACGAATCTTCCACCAAAACGGAAAAAAGCTCTTAATCTCTCTGCGCCGGCACCTCCTTCTCCAGCATCGATGTCCCCTTGAAGATAGTAAGCTGATGATCCCCCATGTGCTTCTTGAACTGGGTAGGGGAAAAAACGAATATTTTTTGTCAGCAGCGCTCTACAGCATTCTATtagaaaaaagatcaaagatgGCACAAGAAACTGCTCGCCTCAGCTTAATCACAAAGAAACCGGTATTGATTCAATTTCTTATTATTCAGTAGACTAATTAAAAACACAGCAACAACACGGGGAATTAAAGCAGCAGCAGCGAATCTGACAGTTTAGTACGCAATCCTTCAAGTCAGATTCAGAAGATCATATCGGCAAAAGATTGAATTGTGGAAAATTAAGCAGAGGCGGGGAGCAGGAACAGAAAACCATGCACATAGTGAATCCAACTAGAAAACGAAAAGGTCACCAACAGAAATCcaagtgaagaaaaaaatagttgagatgagagggagagaagtCATCACCAACCCAGTGCAATATAAATAAAATCGTGGCTCATGAAAAACCCTCTCACCAAATCTTTGTACTAGACAAGAATTGAGCCACGTATATTTTGTTAAACAAGAATTGCAGAAACTATCAACGAGATCCATGCATATGCTGCTTATGTCTATCTATCCACAGCACTTAACCTACTTTTTCACCCAAAAAGCCTAGATCTGACCGCTGCCAACACAACCAAATATCTAAGTCCAAGCTAGACACTATGCGCTATGCAACATATCAAAAGAATAACAATCCAATACTCCACCATATGATGCCATTACCCTACGAATTCTAATGTTCTTATTCTTTGGTTCACCTCACTTTCTTTAATGCTGCTACAGCTTTGCTCCCCTCGCTAAAAAGGCgtcattggaaaaaagaaaaagaaacggcTTACATGTTCATCACTCATCTTTCTGAAACAAAATCTC is a genomic window containing:
- the LOC115739847 gene encoding organelle RRM domain-containing protein 2, mitochondrial, giving the protein MAFFSSIRNALARSSASPSAFLSQPCLSSFYSTLTAPKLFISGLSRVTTDEKLQEAFAAFGNLVEAKVIIDRQSGRSKGFGFVTYETIEEAEKAREGMNAKFLDGWVIFVDPARPREPRAPPQQGQQPSETGFRTNKTVGWCG